The Pseudomonas sp. FP198 genomic interval GATATCAGAGGCCATGGGGTCTATGCTAGATCAGAGAACAGCCTAGGAGAGGCCATTGAGCAACCCGGCCTCGCCCAGCAAGTCTACGATGACATGCTCGTCAACCGCGTAGACACCACGAGAGGCTTTCCAGACCAGCTTCTTTTCCTGAAGGGCGATGAGCGCTTGCTGAACACCCGGCACCTCGACCTTGATATCACGCTCTGCGATACCGGCCTGCTCCATCGCTTTCGCATAAAGCTCCATTGTAGGTGCCTCGAAGGGCGCATAGTTATCGCCTTTGGCACTCATGACGCGGATAACGGCGGACTGGATAGGGGTCAGGCTATGAATAACTTTCTTGAGGTTTGCGTTGAGCTCGTCAGCTTGCGCCCGAACCAACGTTGCGAATCGCTCGGGGGGAATTATAGGCAATTATAGAGCGACTATAGACCGATCCCCCCTAAAGCTGACCAGCGCCAGTTTTGCGCGAGAAAAATCGAAAAATACTTTCAATCACTCCAGCCAGGCAGTAAAGACCTTGCCAGGGTTCATCAGACCCGCCGGATCCAGAGTATGTTTAATGGCCCGCATCAACTCGATCTCCAGTGGGTCCTTGAACTGGGCCGCAGCCTGGGGTTTGGCTTGCCCAAGGCCATGCTCGGCGCTGATGCTGCCATTGAAGGCACTGGTCATCCGGTAGATAACCTGCATGATCGCTTGCTCTCGGGCCTTGAACGAAGCGTCCGCATCGCCGAGCGGTTTGCTGATGTTGTAGTGCAGATTGCCGTCCCCCATGTGGCCATAAGAAACGATGCGCACCCCTGGAAAGTCCTGTTGCAGGGCTTTGTCGGTGCGCTCGATGAATTCCGGTATGCGACTCACGGGCACGCTGATGTCATGCTTGAGGCTGGGGCCTTCGTGATTCTGCGCCTCGGAAATTCCTTCACGAAGCGCCCACAGCGCGGCGGCCTGCGCCTGGCTGCTGGCCAATACCGCATCAATGACCCAACCTTGCTCGAAGGCATGGGCCAGACCGTTTTCGAGCAGCAGCGTCAAAGGCGCATCGGGCACCGTGTCGCGCAATTCAATCAACGCGTACCAGGGATGTTTCGTCTCCAGCGGATCGCTGCAACCCGCCACATGGTCCAGGACGAAATCCAGGCTCTGGCGCGACATCATCTCGAAGCCCGTCAGGCGATCGGCGCACATACTGCGGACATGGCCGATCAAATCCACCGCCGCTTGCGGCGAAGGCAGCGCAACCCAGGCTGTCGCCGTGCTGCAGGTTGCCGGAAACAGTTTCAGCACCGCCGCAGTGATGATGCCCAGCGTGCCTTCCGAGCCGATGAACAGATGCTTGAGATCGTAACCGGTATTGTCCTTGCGCAACCCCCGCAAACCGTTCCAGATTCGTCCGTCCGGCAATACCACCTCAAGCCCGAGCGTCAGCTCACGCATGTTGCCGTAGCGCAGCACCGCCGTGCCGCCAGCGTTGGTCGCCAGATTGCCACCCACCGTGCAACTGCCCTCCGCCCCGAGCGATAGCGGGAACAGGCGCCCCGCCTGGCTGGCGGCCTCCTGGAGTTGCTGCAGGATCACGCCGGCCTCGACCGTGATGGTTTCATTGGCGAGGTCGACTTCACGGATACGCTTCATCCGGGTCAAAGACAACACCACTTGGCTGCCGGAAGCATCCGGAATCGAGCCACCGCACAAACCGGTATTGCCGCCCTGGGGCACCAGCGCCACCCTGGCGTCGTGGCAAAGCCGCACCACTGCTGCGACCTCCTCAGTGGTCGCGGGCCTGACCACGAGCGCGGCCTGGCCTTGATAGGCGTTACGCCAGTCTGTCAGATAGCTGGCCATAAGCGCCGGATCCCGTACCACGCCCGCAGCGCCCACGACGTGCTCGATGCTCTGGATAAACTCAGGGCTCAACGCCATGGCGTGCTCCTCATTGACCTGATCACGGGCGCCGCCCGATCTCGACCTGGTCGGCCGTCCATCCCGCCACACGCTCGCTCAAGGACAACCCGAGAC includes:
- a CDS encoding FAD-binding oxidoreductase, whose protein sequence is MALSPEFIQSIEHVVGAAGVVRDPALMASYLTDWRNAYQGQAALVVRPATTEEVAAVVRLCHDARVALVPQGGNTGLCGGSIPDASGSQVVLSLTRMKRIREVDLANETITVEAGVILQQLQEAASQAGRLFPLSLGAEGSCTVGGNLATNAGGTAVLRYGNMRELTLGLEVVLPDGRIWNGLRGLRKDNTGYDLKHLFIGSEGTLGIITAAVLKLFPATCSTATAWVALPSPQAAVDLIGHVRSMCADRLTGFEMMSRQSLDFVLDHVAGCSDPLETKHPWYALIELRDTVPDAPLTLLLENGLAHAFEQGWVIDAVLASSQAQAAALWALREGISEAQNHEGPSLKHDISVPVSRIPEFIERTDKALQQDFPGVRIVSYGHMGDGNLHYNISKPLGDADASFKAREQAIMQVIYRMTSAFNGSISAEHGLGQAKPQAAAQFKDPLEIELMRAIKHTLDPAGLMNPGKVFTAWLE